In the genome of Harmonia axyridis chromosome 4, icHarAxyr1.1, whole genome shotgun sequence, the window GTACTCTGCTTGCTTTTGAGTTGTTGAAAGGCTATGTTTTGGTAAATTGTATGATAGTGTTCTTGTGTCATAATTTTTCTTGAGATTCAGATATGGAGAAAATATATCTTaatgtttatgaaaaaatattaaacattcttGAATATACAATGCATAAAGTGTTAAAATGCcgttctttttgaaatatcctTTACATGATTCTCTGAATgataatttttctataattcttATAGCTTTTTTCTGTAGTATAAACAAAGGCTGAATGTTTcccgaaccatagaaaataacaCCAAATCTCAATTTTTGACTCTATAGTAGCATGATAGACagtctttataatttttttactcAGATATTTGGCAACTACTCTCAAAGCATAAATGGATATACCTATTTTATTACTCAGATGTTCTATGTGTTGTTTCCAGTTCAGTTCCTCATCGATGTGGACGCCCAAGAATCTAGTGGCCTCTGAAACCTTATATTTGCGGCAATTCAGAGTTACATGTTGAGGAACTTCTAAGTTGGAATTTGGAGGATGGAATACGATCAAGTTGGTTTTGTCCTTGTTCATGACCATGTTGTTATGAGCAAACCAAGTTTCGGTATATTTCAGTACCTCTTCAACCAATTTCTTGAGATCTGGCCACAGAGACTCTATAACCAGCAGATTCTTATCATCAACATAGTTCTCAAAGTTCACTCTATCCTCACTCCAATTAAGGTTCAATGGGTAATCATTAACATACACTATGAAGAGGAGGGGACCGGCTATGCTTCGTTGTGGCACTCCAAGCTTCAGTTCTTCTGTTTCTGATATTATTGGAATAGGTGGTCATCCCCTCTATTTCTGGCAGATTTAGTTCGAGAGCTATCTATTGCGCTATGAACGATTGATGTATCGTCTCTCATATTGATGTTTTTCGATAGCAGCTCGAAAACACATCAATGGTTAATAGAATTTGATTAACAGCAACCGAACTGGACCAGTCAGATCCCCACCTCATCGATATGAtgttgtgggttgtggtccttatactgtgattAAAGTAGTTCACTGCCGAGGACAAATTAGGGGAATAAAAGAACGgaataaaaacacttattcaatttatttccaacccactaaaaatgtgtgaaaaagatgaaatttggaTCTAATCGTTTTTAAAGGGTCGCtggacacttgggtcgttgcggctcggtcgcaggtactttttcgctggtctcgggaacagatgtgaaaatctttactcttctcgttgtcggtgcaagtgttgcacatatgttgtagatgtagtttctcgtagactggtctgaactccattgaattattcgccctgaaatgccgattttTATAGGCATTCAGGCCattttccattcggggtatgactttgatcattccaagttttcACACCGAGTTCTCGAATATTTTTGAGGggatcgatagattccctacagtGTAAATACCATCAGTTCGGTGTATTCCAGAAGGTCTAGAAACCTCTGAAGGTGCCCACCGCAGTTATAGGCGGAACATCAGATGAAACACCTAAACTTATCGAACCATAAAAGGCTTTAACATCTCATTTTCTCTACAGATCTTTCAATTCGGTTCTACCTCCGCAACTGTACTACATCGTTAAGTGTTTCTACCTCCTGCTATCCGCTTACCAGATCCGATGCGGATATCCGACAAGAATTCTTGGAAATTTCCTCTGCAAAGGTTACAATTATGTGAACATGTTCCTGTTCAAGGCTTTCTTGGCTGTGCCTTTCTTATTCGAACTGAGAACCGTCATGGATTGGATGTGGACTGATACATCGATGACTGTCTTCGACTGGATCAAGATGGAAGATATTTTCGCGCATATTTTCCAACTGAAGGTAAGAACACAGCAAACTTCACACTATGTTCATAAGTTTAccattattgaagaaaaaagacttacagaatgaaaaaaatctcaGAGGATCTTAGATTCGAACCCATGTGTCTTTGTCAGCTACCACTcaacatatgttttttcaagAGACAGACATATTGttagaatgaattttttattttaatctgGTAGATAATTCCTTGGTATTTAATGGCGGCTACGAGATACATAGTCATTTCAATCAGTCCAGtttttcactactttttccaataaatctggcCATATGGCAACAAGGGTGGCTTGTATTGGCTGCCGATGCTTCAAGTGTTGCTGGTTTGTctgcataaaccaatgacttaacatagccccatgAAAAGTAATCCAGAAGCGTTAAATCACTAGAATGAGGGGGCCAGGTAACAGGGCCACTtctggaaataaagttgtcaccaaattgattttgcaataaatttatGGTTGAGCAAGTTTGTTAGAACTAAATGTCATCGATGTTCAGCTGATTAATTTTTGTAAACGAAAAATCAGTAAGCATGGCTCGATAGCGCTCGCCATCCACCGTAACTGTAGCTCCTCATTTCGAAAGAAGGACTGATGATGCTACCAGCTTGTAAACCGCAATAAAAAGTCCATGTTAATGGATGAAATGATGATTCGTTAATGGCTTGAGTATTGTCTTGGCCCCATATATGGCAATTTTGCTCATTGACGAAACCATTGACCCAaaaatgagcttcatcactaaacacaaTTTTTTGGTAAATATACTCATCTTTCAAATAAGCCCCACTTAGCATAAAAATGCTAAGTGAACGATGGTCATTTAGCTTCAATTCTTGTACTAACTGTATTTATAGTCACGATCTTTTCCACGTAGTCgaaggacaaaggccaacaagttgagaatggCGACGTATGAATATTTCCGCGTCTTTTCCAACACttcgctctacagcagcaatatacTCTTCAGTACGCACATTCTTTgtcttgttgatggttttgaatcaAGAAAAGTAAAATTAGTGCGAATCaaaaacgatcaataactgcACGAATTTCTTGTTCACTAGGCAGATTATATTGACCgtaaaatggacgaagtgctCTAAACACAGAACAGCTTTATTGTTTTAagtaaatttccacaatttggaagTTAAACAAGTCATGATAAATTGTCAAAACTCACCGAACAAAAATGTCAATATAGTTTGAccttctcaactgtcaaaccatagacaacaaccatcgaaacttctcatgcggctaaaaaaaaactcccgttattcaaaaatttataattcgGAAACTATTGGGGCTAGGACTCATCAATGAAGATGTTGTATGAATTTTTCAGTGCCAAAGATATGTGGAAGCAGAGTATCCCCAGCCTCGGGGAGAAAAGAAGAAGAGTTTCGTCAAATACTTCATGGGAGGTGCaattttattgataataatcGGCATAATATGGTTCCCTCTTGTATTCTTCTCCCTTGGTAACGCTGTCGGCAAACCGAACATTCCATTTGACGTAACTCTCGACCTGAGGATTGGTCCCTACGATCCTGTCTTCCAGATGTCGGCACAAGACAACAACATATTCCAGTAAGTAGAGCCTGTTACTATTTTATAAAGACTATATGGTAGGATCACGCGCTAGAATGGATTTAAGGTGTTATTGAAACAATTTCTTTCAGGTTAAACAAGAAACAATATGATGAGATGCTGGACGTCTATGGATCAAACAAACCTGCCCTGACGTTCATAACAAATTATGAAGCATACGATGTAGCGGCGATCAAACTGAGCACCGATTCTGCTAACGTGTGGACGATTTCACCACCAGATCGTTTGAGGATGATCGCTGAAGTTAACTCTAGTGAGTGTCTAGTATTAAAACTTGGATATGAGGGAGAAATTCTATGTATAGAACTAAGCAgagtttttataattttctaaCAATCAATTAGGTACATCTCATCATGGGGAAAGTAAGCACcaataaaaatttcacaacTGTGCATGCACCTCAATCAAGGAAAACGAAGAGAAGAAGGGACACCTTCATGTAGTGAAAGAAAATACACATAGTTATAAGAAAAAAGTTTcgagaaaaacagaaaactgAAAGAAAAATACCCTAAAATACTTCGGCAAAGTCTTCCAGGGATGAATCACTCCAAAAAGATCATTCGGAACTTTAATACTGCAAGCATCTGGATCTCAGAAAGAGCATGCTGCACATCTTGTGGCTCCTTTTCAGAGCATaaatgggggcacaatagaccttAAGGTCCCGATGCAATGTAACACAACAAAATACTTTGGAAGAGAAATTTGTAATCTTCATGAACCATCTCAGATACTGAAGTTCACTAGAACTTCGACTGATCTGAAAGTCGAGCTGTAGATGGTGAAGTGATGAGAAAAGCTCTAATGAGGGACACAATTAACCTTAAGATCGTAGTGCAATgtttaaaaaatgttttgggCGAGAAATATTCAACCTTCTTGGAGTCATCCCAAATACTGGGAATCATCAGAATCTCAACTGAACTGGAAGTCAAGCTGTAGATGGTGCAGAGGTAAGAAAGGGAGTTCACATTcccagatctcaaaagaataccatcaaatggtacagAGATAACTCTGAAATCTAGGACTGGCTCTGGAGTATTCAAGACTGGAACCAAATGATCATTATCTGTAGGCCACTGTCCAAGTGTCTTTCAAGCAGAGCTTTCGTACTTTTTGTGGTATAGGCAAATAAATCTACAAGAAGAgattcaggagaaggaaaaaaccgaaaaagaaacactctggcggaattttCCTGGGTTGGGTCATTCCAAAGAAACTTTGATAATgcaagatctaagaagtatctggatcttagcagaaatatactacacctcctcactggattcctaacCACTTGCCGCCTTAGAAAGgatctcatgagaatgagtctagcagaaaataacGAGTGCAAGTTCTGCGggtaggaggaagaaactccgaatCACCTAGTGACGaaatgctttggacaaaagACAAAATGGCGAGAACAGCTATGATgtggggcacaatagaccataaggtcttGGTCTTGGTGCAGCAAGTGATCAGTGATCAATTAAATAAATCATCTCAAGAAATGAACGCTTAAAAAACTTGACTCTTCATGATATTCAAGTTAACCATCACATAATCCATTTGAAATTACCTCAAAATatgtatttgaattttcagattattcaaTCACCGTCAGAATGAACTATAAAGTGTCTCATAGAACGAGCAAATCAGAAGATTCCGGCATACTCAGCAACTTCGTACAGGTCTCCATACCACCTTTTCTAGCCAACGGAGATCGAAATCCTGCTAGGGAGCATCTGTCCGAGATGCTGACCACGGAAAAGAATACCAGCCTTCCAGTCTTACTGACAGAGATCCTACCCAAATTCCTCAAAGTCACCAACAACGGGGTGGTGAAGCCAGTTGGTAATCTTATGGAGCACATCGGTGAAGGTGAGTTGCCTTCAAGGTTCCAATTGCAAATGAAACCAGTGTTTTATTTGATGCGAGGAATCTATAGTTGAATTTAATGTAAAACTTTAAGGTTTGTAGGCATCTAAATTAGCGGAAGATCTTACAAGAGCATTATAAATCTGAATGATTTCTGTTTTTCAGAGGATAATGCAAATCTGTTCCGAAATGCCACTTTGATCTTACATCATGCAATAACGGAAGGGCCTCAaggtgattggtggaaattcagTGAGGATTGCAATGATATCAATTCTAGACGCTACCTGTCAAAGTTACCGTTCAGCGACGATTGTAAAAATATAGTACTTTACACCTTCAATGATAAAATATTCCCCGCCAGTCTTAGCATTATCACAGGAGGAGGGTAAGTAAAgcagacaatttttttaatattgtatAATATTCTTAATTAATTATGCTTTGAGATATATGCGATAAACCCCCCCTGCGTTAAACTACCCTTATATCTCCTTTCTCCTCTACATCCTGTCCTGACAACTTATGACTTCATTCACTTATCTTTGGACGCCTTCCTGTCAATTTTCAGCATCATCGGTCTCTACACCACCTTTGTCCTCTTGATATTCCACTACATTAGGGGCGTCTTCATGGGACAATGCTTCAAAATCATGTACGAGGATCTGCCTTACATAGACCGCATACTCCAACTGCTCTACGACATCTATCTTGTAAGGGAATCGAACGAGTTTGTCTTGGAGGAAGATCTTTTCGCCAAACTGATCTTCCTCTTCCGGTCGCCGGAAACACTCATCAAATGGACGCGGCCAGTAGAAGAAGGCAACCCGGAAGATGAAGAGAATGAATAGATTCCCAAAGAGTTTTTTTATCACACTTTCCAAAGTTCTTCCTTCTAACGTTTTAAAGTACCACAAAGAAGTACGAGTATGACATATCTATATTTGATGATGGGACAGGGTGAATTCAACTTCAGTTCAGCCTTTTTAAAGCCTTTACCAATCTATACATAGTGTATTTCGTCCTAATTGTTAAATCTTTATTTTACCATAATTTCTGGTACCTACACTGATTGCAATGGTCGAATGTAAGTTCAGTTCTTCTTTAAGATAGTAAATACTGTGTATTCCTATGGTAACAGGAGCctagtcatatttttataagtaGGTTTATAGATTTTGAGATATTCTGCATATTATAGGAGATGATTTTTATACAAGAAAATTATTCTACATTTATCTGATCGTTAGTGAAGTGGAACTGTAAAATTtaacttcgttttatttttttactgGCTCTCTTTATTTTAATTTCCTATTTATGTCCGATTCATTCCATCTgtattgaattattaaaaaaagtatattcattattttaatttcaataattcattcctTTGTTCTTCATTACTTAATTTTACATCTCGTTTAAGTTGATGGAGCTGCTACCTACGCGATGTTTTActcgttgaattttttaaatttgttatttctttATTATACATTGAGAAAAGTATGGATTATTATGGTGCTTATCACATTTTCTTCGCGATCATGCCTTACTTTTGGGGATTCAAATATATTGTGATTTTTATTGGTAGAGTTTCACCATTTGCAAAAAATAGTTTTGCATATTATGCACGTGAAAATATTTTGCCGAagatttaatatatttttaaaagatGTTGTCTCAATGTGTATTTATATCCAATAAAATTTTTGTACAAACGATCAAGAACTTTTGTCTCATTACCTTTTCTGTCCACCAGTCCACCCACTGTTACTCTattctatttcttatatatttctAACTCTATTCCTATTCTTTGATTGAACAAGATCAAAAATTTAGTAAACCCAAACTCATGTATAATTACTGTTTTACACCTCTCGAATTCTTAtacatattgaacaaaaaaccgTTGAAACAATCCAAAGTGACATTAGCTGATACATCATTCAAAGAATTAATTCTTTCTGTTTGAATCATAGGATCATCGGATTGTATATGCTGTATTTCTTTATTGCCTTCAAACTCATGAGAGCCGCCATAAcaagaaattttcagaaaattcaagaagtatGGTATGAAGACATACCAAATCCGGATAGAATATACATAATGCTGAATTACATATACTACTTACGATCTTGTAGACTGTATGATTGGGAGGAAGTAATGTATTCCAAGCTTATTTTCCTGATACGTTCAAAGGAACTCTGCATCAAGATGACTAGATTTTACGGAGACCCATACGATCCTAATTTCATATTTCAGCAGAATCAGAGTAAGTATTGATATAAATCGAAACTGAAACAAACCTTAATGCGTTTTCAACAAACAATCACATTATAATCGAATTAAATCATCTACTGAACGAACTGGAAATTGTCTATGGTTTCGCGAAAATCATTTCGGGCGGTATTACTTTTGAGCTGAATCCCACCCTGATTTTACGTCGTTCAAAATAGAATGGCCATAAAATTGGTTAAAAAGAAAACTGATTAGAAATAGACGTCAGTTTTCTAGGTTAAGTAGGCGTAAATTGTCAAACAGTGATATTGGAAAATATAGGAAACACAAATAACAGTAAAACTAAACGTGAGAAAAATCAGCCAGTTAAAACAATAGATGTTTCCTTCGGCAGAAGAATAATGTTTTAAAGCCGACCAAAATGGCTATGCACAAAGGATTTCGCGTATTTGAAAAATCGAAGCCCCCAAGTCCGTACAGTATACTTTTGGAACGAAAGGGAAAAGAAGAGACTTTGCTTTTCGAGTCACAAGCAGTTGCTGTGTTGTCAGCTCAAGAAACAGAAGCCGTTAAAAAACAGTATACTAAGATTTCAGATGGTTATGGATGTTTGGGTGTTCTACAACATTATTCTGGAGAAACCACAACTCTGTATCTGGTTATCATCACCAGTTGTTTCTCAGTGGGTAAAATTGGGGAATCTGAAATATTCCGCATTACCCAAACACAATTTGTTCCTTTAAATTATCAACAAGGCGATGATAAAATTGGGGAGGTGAGAAAATTACTCAATTCAGGTACATTTTACTTTTCCCATTCTAGTGGTACATCTCCACCCCTGGATCTCACATTATGTGAACAGAGACGGCAAAAAACGAATTCTACTGATCATCGATTTTTCTGGAATCGCATGCTACATGTACATCTAGTTCGTTTCAGTGTTGATTGTTCATCTTGGTTGGTTAAAGCAATGTGTGGATCAGTTGAAATAAGAACAGTGTATGTAGGACACAGAAAAGCCTTAGCAGCTGTTATTTCACGGCTGAGTTGCGAAAGAGCTGGAACTAGATTTAATGTTAGAGGTACAAATGATGAAGGCCATGTCGCTAATTTCGTTGAAACTGAGCAGGTTATATATTTAGACAATGAGATCAGTTCATATCTTCAAACCAGAGGTTCGGTACCCTTGTTTTGGGAACAACCAGGAGTTCAAGTAGGATCTCATAAAGTTAGAATGTCTAGAGGTTATGAAGCTTCTAAATCAGCATTTGATAGACATATGAAGATCATCAAAGAACGGTATGGTAAACAAATAATTGTAAACTTATTAGGGACAAGTCTTATAGGAAGCAAAGAAGGGGAAGCTAATTTAAGTCAGGAATTTCAAAAACACCATAGAGAATCTATACATACCGATATTCCTCATATAGTTTTCGATTATCATCAAGAAGTTAGAGGTGGTAACCAGACAAGTTTACTGAAATTGAGAGCAAAACTCGATCAATATCTCCAAGATTATTCTTATTACTACACTAACAGTGGCGTAATATACAATCTCCAAAGTGGCACAATAAGAACAAATTGTTTAGATTGCTTAGACAGAACAAATTGTGTTCAAACATTCCTTGGACTGGAAATTTTAGCTAAACAATTACAATCCATGCAATTAGTGGATAAAAAGCAGACTATATCAAGATTTGAGGAAGTCTTCCGCCAGATGTGGATCAATAATGGTAACGAAATAAGCAAGATCTATGCTGGGACTGGGGCTATACAAGGTGGCTCTAAGCTCATGGATGGAGCTAGATCAGCTGCAAGAACCATACAGAATAACTTACTGGATAATTCGAAACAAGAAGCCATAGATATTTTGTTGATGGGTTCGACCTTGTCTTCGGAGCTGTCAGACAGAGCACGCACCCTACTTCCTTATAATACACTACATGCCCCTCCGCATGTTTTGAGAGAGATGTGCAGACGATTCACTGAATATACAGAACCGATTAAATTGAGAATTTCAGTAGGAACCTACAATGTGAACGGAGGAAAACATTTTCGTAGTGTAGTGTTTAAAGATATTCAACTATCAGATTGGTTGCTGGATGCACATAAAGGTTCAATTCTTGTCGATACTAATCCGAACGAGAAAGATTTATTGAGACCTGTTGACATTTTCGCTATAGGTTTTGAAGAAATTGTGGATCTGAATGCTTCGAATATAGTTAATGCAAGTTCTGAAAATGCCAAGTCTTGGGCAGTCGAACTTCAAAAAGTTCTTTCGCGGGATGTACCATATGTCCTTCTTACTTACCAACAATTAGTGGGAGTTTGTTTATACATTTATGTCAGACCAGAGCATGTTCCGTACATCCGTGATGTAGCGGTGGATTCAGTTAAAACGGGCATGGGTGGACATACTGGAAATAAAGGAGCTGCAGCAATACGTCTAGTTTACCATGCTACCTCTCTTTGTTTTGTCTGCGCTCACTTTGCTGCAGGTCAGAGCCAGGTCAATGAAAGAAATGCCGATTACAATGAGATCACAAGAAAAATCAACTTTCCTATGAGTCGTTCGTTAAACTC includes:
- the LOC123678184 gene encoding synaptojanin-1, which codes for MAMHKGFRVFEKSKPPSPYSILLERKGKEETLLFESQAVAVLSAQETEAVKKQYTKISDGYGCLGVLQHYSGETTTLYLVIITSCFSVGKIGESEIFRITQTQFVPLNYQQGDDKIGEVRKLLNSGTFYFSHSSGTSPPLDLTLCEQRRQKTNSTDHRFFWNRMLHVHLVRFSVDCSSWLVKAMCGSVEIRTVYVGHRKALAAVISRLSCERAGTRFNVRGTNDEGHVANFVETEQVIYLDNEISSYLQTRGSVPLFWEQPGVQVGSHKVRMSRGYEASKSAFDRHMKIIKERYGKQIIVNLLGTSLIGSKEGEANLSQEFQKHHRESIHTDIPHIVFDYHQEVRGGNQTSLLKLRAKLDQYLQDYSYYYTNSGVIYNLQSGTIRTNCLDCLDRTNCVQTFLGLEILAKQLQSMQLVDKKQTISRFEEVFRQMWINNGNEISKIYAGTGAIQGGSKLMDGARSAARTIQNNLLDNSKQEAIDILLMGSTLSSELSDRARTLLPYNTLHAPPHVLREMCRRFTEYTEPIKLRISVGTYNVNGGKHFRSVVFKDIQLSDWLLDAHKGSILVDTNPNEKDLLRPVDIFAIGFEEIVDLNASNIVNASSENAKSWAVELQKVLSRDVPYVLLTYQQLVGVCLYIYVRPEHVPYIRDVAVDSVKTGMGGHTGNKGAAAIRLVYHATSLCFVCAHFAAGQSQVNERNADYNEITRKINFPMSRSLNSHEYLFWCGDFNYRIDLDKDELKELIKLEDYETILQSDQLRKQQNEGNVFKNFLEGDINFPPTYKYDLFSDDYDTSEKCRAPAWTDRVLWKRKPISESGSPTNISYGKLVHYGRAELKQSDHRPVIAIIDVEGRKVNESLRDQVFYQVIADMGPPDGTLIVTYEGPNNDMENTVFDDNLVMILLEQFSQIGETILVRFVGDTMWVTFREGQSVLQTLKKTNGKIQVQEYDLTLRLKTPNWVQQAKDEIGLCSTNTVPLYISPTQEEYNCLGIPEVRRNVRTGPPIRPPPPNKSPQTPKKNLPIAGVISIPARNVPAPVQSQTGQKLEETGIYEEIVDDYADSIPEPVGPPPPPPRPEPANERPPPPVPARSAPPPPLPARPRS